The Oscillatoria salina IIICB1 genome includes the window GCGTCGAGTCGTTGAATAATTTTTGTTTCACCAATCCGCACTTGTTCTTCATCTAAAACTACGGGAACTGGTACGACTAAAGCAAAGTTTTTTACTTCACCTTTGTAGTCGTTTGCCATTGTGAGAATTGTCCGCGCTCCATCTTTAGCAATAATTACTTGAGAAGCTTGGTTATATAAATTGGTATCAGCCTTAGCGACGTAAAAACCACAAAATGCTTCTGCTGGTAAAACAAAGCTAATTGTTAAGAACAGAGTCAAAATTACTGTTGCTAAAACTCGCCAAATTTTCATTTTGATTACCTCATTTTTTTGCTTGGATAAACATTACATAAAATGTATCTCCAATTTTTTAAGTGTTGAAAATTAGATTACTTTGACTGGAAGAAACTAATATTCAAGGCTCAAGCATGACTACAAACTAAGTCTTAATTTAGTTCCAAATGTTTCGCCACCAAGGTGTAGTTTGAACTTGGGATAAATTAGCTTTATCACGGATTGTTTGAATGTCCCATCTGGTGAGATTTGCTAAAGTTTGTACTTCTTGCTCTTGGCGCTGTTGTAATGCTTGCTGGTATGGTTCGGCTGCGGGACAGTTCATTTCACCTTTATAAGGATGACGAATTACATAACGTCCCTGAAAGTTTTGTTTATTTGCTGTTGTTTGAAAGCGCAAATCTTCGGGGAATTTATCGCGAGTATAACGAACGTGAAGCCGACTAATAAACACATTTGGGCGTTGTCCGGGTTGTAACCAAAATACTCCTGCTTGTTCCAATTCTTCTGGGGAAAGTGGTTCGGCAGCGCAAGGATCGCAAGTTTGCATATTCCAAGCATATTCGAGAAAAGCAACTTTTTTTCCTTCTCGTTCGTAAACAGTTTGAAACATCGATTTGTAGAAATCACCAAACTCGTTTTTGACGAATTCGGGAATTTCCACGTTGGAAGGAACTTGGACGGTACGATAGTTAGTTAATTCGGTTTGTCCTTGAGGAGATAGCAAGTAAACAATTAAGTCTTGGTCTTGTTTGGCGTTGGTCATTCCCAGGCGAATTGGTAACATGAATTTCGGTGATTCATAAGCCATCATTAAAGGACGCAAAAATTCATATCCTGCTTGTTTATATTCAGCAAGATTGACTTTGGCGACGAAAAATTTCATGTCTTGTCGAATATAAGGCTGAAGCAATTCTTTAGCGCCAGGAGGAATTTTATAACCGTTATTAATTAGCCAAGTTTCTAGTCCAGAAGATTCGGTGGCGCTGAGAATTAAAATGTCATATTCTCCGACGGAAAAGCTTGCTTCTACTGTGACACCTAATGTGCTATCTTCACTTTCTTCTAAGGCTGCTTGTGGTGCTGGTGCGCCTCTTGTTCCTCCTCTTTGTAAATATTCTGGTCGAGGATTACAAGGGTTTTCATCAAAGTATTCTACCAGTCGAGGTGCGCTAAAAGCATCAAGTCGTTGCATAATTTTGGGGTCGCCAACTCGAACTCGATCTTCTGTCAAAATTACTGGTACTGGTACTACTAAAGCAAAGTCTTGGACATCTCCTTGATAGTCGTTTGCCATTGTTAAAATGGTACGATCGCCGTCTCTCGCGATCGCGACTTGGGAGGCTTGGTTATACAAGTCGGTGTCGGCTTTGGCAACATAGAAACCGCAAAAGGCTTCTGCTGGTAGTGCTAAACTAAAAAGAGTTGCTATTGTTACCAGAAAAGTTGTTAAAATTCGGAATAATTTCATTTTGAGTTTTACGATGTTGTGAATGATTGGTTGGGAAGGCGTTTATTGATTGTTTTTAGCCATTCAAATTTTGGTGCTGACCAAATGGTATCTAACCAAATAGTTAAGGGTGAAAGGAAAAATAATGCCCAAAAAACTGCTGTGGAAAGATAAAATTGATTGCGGAGGATAAAAGTGAGGAAAGCGATCGCTACTGCCCAAATTATCCGGCTGATGGTAGCATTAGGAATTGAGCGAGGATCGGTGAGCATAAAGAAGGCAAAAAGTAGTAAACTACCGCTCATTAATTCGTGTTGTAATACGTCCCAACTCCAACCAAGCCAATAGTTACGCAGTCCTTCTAAGAGGGTATAAGCTACTAAAAAAGCGATGGAAGTATCCCAACGTCCAACTTGCTTTAAAATTGTGCCTCCGGTGCAGAAAAATAAGAGTAGATACCACCAATCTGTTCCCCATTGTCCGGGCGAAACCCAAGCGTCTTGAGTTAAAATTAAGGCGGCGATAATGCCAAAATTGGCAGGATTAAAGAAGTGTTTGTTTTTGTGACGGAAGAGAAATTTACTGGCGATCGCTAAACTCCCGGCGATCGCCATTGTTGTATAATCGTTACAACGCAACAATAAGCACAGTCCTAAAGCTGTAATCGCTGCACTGCGTAAACAAGTTAGCTCGAATAGTTGCACTCGACTCTTGACTTCTTTTACACCTAGTTTCGGAATCTGATAACTTCTAATTTTACTCTTGACAAAAGGCACAAAACATGATAACAACCATTGAGTCAAGAGACAACTGGCGATCGCCACCAAAATCAGATCGGGGCGTAACGTCCAGTCGCGGGTACTAAGACCTAAAAATAAGAACAGTGAGAGAAAAATAATTTGGGAAATACGTGCGTCTTGCAATAACATAAGCCTTCGCGATCGCGCCATACATTTATTATTAACCGATCCAGTATGCCGGAGATTGTTCCCGGATACTCATAGCGTTACATTTTGTGTAACCGACTATTCCTCTAGGTTACTGTGGGTTTTTAACTGCGAAGAAAAAAAAAGAGGCGATTTTGATCTCGCCTCCCCATATTTTGCCCCTAAAACTTATAATTACTTACTTTTTTGTGGATTCTTAACCTGTTCTTGCAAAAGCTCTTTCATCGTTTGATAAGAACTGGCATTAGAAGCACCTTCGATCGCTTTAACAGCCAAATCTTGAACTTGTTTGAGTGCTGCATCTAACTGTTTAGAAAGATTTTGAATTCGCAATTCTTGATTCTGAATTGTTTCTTCTAAAGAAGAAATCTGTAACTCATAATAACGTTTTTGTCCCTCAATTTCCTTCGCCCGCAAATCTGCCTTAACTTTGGCTTGATAATTACCAATATTGCGTCCAGTTTCCTTACCATTCTTGATATTTTTTTCTAACTCTTCCTTGTGCGCCTCAACTTTCTGTTTAGCTTCCGCATACTGTTTTTCTCGTTCTGCAATAGCTTCTTCTCGCTCTCGCCATTGTTTCTCTTGTTCTTGGCGTACTTCTGCTAATTCTTTATACAAGTTTTTCTTGCGCTGTTCGTATTCTTCTTCAGCCAAAGTCCGTTCGAGTTCCAAGTTATATTCATACTCTTCGCGATCGCGCTGACGAGACTTACTATTTTCTTCATTTCGCTCTTTAATTTCGCGCTGATGAGTTTCTTGTTCTTTCTGCCAAGCCTTCTCTAATTCTTGGATTTGTTGCTGGAGATTTTCTCGGCGATCGCTTAATTCTTCCTCAAAGCTTTTCGCATTTTCTTCGTAAGAATCAATCAACTCATCGAGAGTATCTTCGCCAACTGTTTCTAGCTCGTGTAATTCTTGTAATTGCTCTTTTTCAGTATTGACAAACTCTTGAATTTCTGCCAAAGAAGAAGCTTGAGCGATTAATTGTTCTGATAAATCGCTAACTGAACTACCAAAATTTTGTTGCAACGTCTCCAGACTTTTAATTGTCTGACTGATTTTCCGTTGAGCAGTTTGAGTTTGATTCATATTAGTTGGAGTAGAGGGATTATTTTGAACGGTTGCTGGTGCGATCGCGACTGCGGCTGCGGGTGCTTGTTTTGCTAGTTGCTTAACTTGAGTTTCTAGCTGTTTTTTCTCTTGAATTATTTCTTCATACGCTTCCATAATTTCTACTTTTGTAGAGCGCATGGTTACTTTTTTAGTTGTTCGATTGGTTTGAGCAGAATCACTTTTCTTTTTACTTGCCATCCTGAATTTCCTCTAATTTTTTACTTAATTTAAATAAATTTAGCTTGCTTTACCGTTAGAACTTTGAAAAGCTCGCATTGCCAATTGTTGCGCCTGATTAGTTGCTGCTTGTAGTTGAGCAGTAATATCAGCAATTTGTTCGGTTTGGCGCTCAATTGTAGCTTGCAGAGATTGGACTTTCAATTGATAGCCTTGTTCCGCAGCTTGCCATTCTTTTTCGATCAGTTCAGTTTTAACTTTTGCTTCGCGATCTGCATCTTTAATCGCATCTTCTTTAGCTTTAATATAAGCTTTTTTCAACTCTTCCTCGAAACCAGCAATTTTTTGTTGATTTTCCTCAAATTCAGCTTGATGCTCGCTTAAGTATTGTTCTCGCTCTGTCCAAGCTTTTTCTTTGTCCCGATTTAATTCTTCTAACTCTCGCTCTTGCAAGCGCTTGTGTTCCTCGTATTCGTCCATTTCAACTTGGCGAATGCGCTCAATTTCATATTGATAATCTGCTGCTTCTTGTTCGCGCTGTTTAGTAGTTAATTCGCTTTCTTCTTGCACTTTAAGCTCGAATTCTTGCTGCTCTTTTGACCAAGCTTTCCGCGATTGCGCTATCTCTTTTTCTACTGCTTCTCGGCGAGATGCGATTTGACTTTCTAGTTCTTTTAACTTGGCTTGATGTTCTTGACGTAAAATATAAAGTGCATCGGCAACTAAGCGGATTTTGCGTAACTGTTCGAGTTGTTCATTTTCAACTAATCTCGCGCGTTTTAATTCGTCTAGTTTAGAAGATTCTGTGGCTAACTTTTCCGTCAGTTGATTAACGATCGTGCCGAAATCTAATTGGAGGGTAGCCATGCTATTGACAATGTTGTCAACTGTGTAGTTAGAGGCTACTTCTAATAATTGTTGATTCTTTTCTTTCTCAGCTTCTTCTTCTTTCGTGGCGACTTTGGCTTCCGCTTGTTTTTGCTCGGTAAGTAACTTACTAAAAGCCGCTAAAATCTGTTCTTTACTTTCTTTCGGTGTAGCTTGGGCTTGAGTCATAATTCTTCTCCTGAAAGATGCAACAGTAGCACGAGTCTTAAGCTAAACTTGACGTTTTCTTCAACGCTAAAGCTATACTAACTGCTAGTTGACTATTTCGTCAATAGCCTTGTTGAACTTTTCGTCAAACTGCGTTAACATAAGGAATGAAGGAGGATACAACGAACGTGAGTAAAAACTTTGGTCAACTAATCCGTCAAGCGCGAAAGGATAAGGGATACTCGCAGAGGGAGCTAGCCAAGCTGCTAGGTTTAGACTTCACTTACTTATCGAAACTGGAAAACGAGCGAGCGCAGTATGCCCCCAAAGAAGAGATTATCCGAGGTTTAGCGCGTCATCTCGACTTAGACGAAGAGGAATTAGTCTTCCTAGCGGGGCGCGTCCCCCAACAAGACGAAGACATCCTCAAGGAACACTACAAATCGATGCCAACCCTTTTCCGGAGAATGCGCGAAAACCCCGAATTTGCTCGTCGAGTGCTTCAGGAAGCAAGCAAAGCTGAAAATCAGGAGAAGTAAAATTGAGTATCTTCAAACCGTTTCGCTTTATTTCTAAGCCCGAAATAGAAGCCAAAGCGACTGAAATTTTAGTCTTAATGGAAGAAACGCCCAATTACGTGCCGAAACTGCCCTTAGATGCTAGTCGCGTAGCCGAATTTCTCGGATTAGACGTAGTTTGGGATAGTATTCCTGCCGACGAAGAAGGCGCGATCGCTGCCAGAATTTTACCCTTAGAACGTCTGATTGAGATCAATGAAAATATTCCCCAACTGCAAGGCGGTTTTGGCGAATCTACCATTGCTCATGAAATCGGACATTGGGTATTACATATCGACAAAAATGCCATCAAAAGATTTTTGAGACTAGAAAAAAAAGGGGTAAAAATTAAAGTCGATCCTCTTTTATGCAGGAGTGCAGAAAACTTAGCTGGAATTGAGTGGCAAGCCCAATATTTTGCTAGTTGTTTATTAATGCCTCAATATCAATTAACCGAGCTAAAAAAAGGATGTGACTTAACCCAATGGCGCGATCTTTATGCAATGGCAGAAGAATTAGGAGTCACCATTTCTAATCTGATTCATCGTCTCAAAGATTTAGGCTGGATTTACCTAAGCGAAGGCTCGAAAAATCTTGAATTAGGTGAAGCAATTTCTCGGGAGAAAAATCAGGTATTAGTAAGTTAGTAATACTGTAATTTTTTAGGGCGCAGCTACCATATTTTAGCCCGCCAGTGCGGGCTAATTTATAATTTTGAAAATTTTATTAAAATCTACCATAGCTAGTTAGAAGAGCATTTTTGTCAGACTATTAATTATTAATTAGTTGGATAATTTAAAGTTGCTGCCCATTCGCGATCTTCTGGAGATAAGGGCGGTTTAGGAGGTTGAGTATAATCAATTGCCAAACGATAGCGCCCTTTTTCATAAACATAATTAAATAAAGGTTGTAAATCTAAGATCGGTTCAGTTTCTGTTGGTAACAAGGGAATTGGTAGAGGTGGAATTGATTGTCGGAGAGAAAAAGCATACAAGTCCGCATTTGGGCGGCGATCGCTGCGAGAAATCAAAATTCGGTAATCTCCCAGATTTGTACTTCTAATCGGTAAAGGTTTACCTCCTCGCAAAAAATCTATTTCCACCAGATGAGTTGCACTAGCTAAAACTTGATTACGCTTGTTTAAATAAGCATTACGTCCTTCCCCTTTACGCTTATTTTTAGGTGATAATAACTCAATAGTTGTCACAACAGTACCAGTACCT containing:
- a CDS encoding DUF2330 domain-containing protein, which gives rise to MKIWRVLATVILTLFLTISFVLPAEAFCGFYVAKADTNLYNQASQVIIAKDGARTILTMANDYKGEVKNFALVVPVPVVLDEEQVRIGETKIIQRLDAFSAPRLVEYFDENPCQIRDRGFVLESAPAPAAGAPRARREDESLGVTVEA
- a CDS encoding DUF2330 domain-containing protein, encoding MKLFRILTTFLVTIATLFSLALPAEAFCGFYVAKADTDLYNQASQVAIARDGDRTILTMANDYQGDVQDFALVVPVPVILTEDRVRVGDPKIMQRLDAFSAPRLVEYFDENPCNPRPEYLQRGGTRGAPAPQAALEESEDSTLGVTVEASFSVGEYDILILSATESSGLETWLINNGYKIPPGAKELLQPYIRQDMKFFVAKVNLAEYKQAGYEFLRPLMMAYESPKFMLPIRLGMTNAKQDQDLIVYLLSPQGQTELTNYRTVQVPSNVEIPEFVKNEFGDFYKSMFQTVYEREGKKVAFLEYAWNMQTCDPCAAEPLSPEELEQAGVFWLQPGQRPNVFISRLHVRYTRDKFPEDLRFQTTANKQNFQGRYVIRHPYKGEMNCPAAEPYQQALQQRQEQEVQTLANLTRWDIQTIRDKANLSQVQTTPWWRNIWN
- a CDS encoding RnfABCDGE type electron transport complex subunit D, with the translated sequence MLLQDARISQIIFLSLFLFLGLSTRDWTLRPDLILVAIASCLLTQWLLSCFVPFVKSKIRSYQIPKLGVKEVKSRVQLFELTCLRSAAITALGLCLLLRCNDYTTMAIAGSLAIASKFLFRHKNKHFFNPANFGIIAALILTQDAWVSPGQWGTDWWYLLLFFCTGGTILKQVGRWDTSIAFLVAYTLLEGLRNYWLGWSWDVLQHELMSGSLLLFAFFMLTDPRSIPNATISRIIWAVAIAFLTFILRNQFYLSTAVFWALFFLSPLTIWLDTIWSAPKFEWLKTINKRLPNQSFTTS
- a CDS encoding coiled-coil domain-containing protein; this translates as MASKKKSDSAQTNRTTKKVTMRSTKVEIMEAYEEIIQEKKQLETQVKQLAKQAPAAAVAIAPATVQNNPSTPTNMNQTQTAQRKISQTIKSLETLQQNFGSSVSDLSEQLIAQASSLAEIQEFVNTEKEQLQELHELETVGEDTLDELIDSYEENAKSFEEELSDRRENLQQQIQELEKAWQKEQETHQREIKERNEENSKSRQRDREEYEYNLELERTLAEEEYEQRKKNLYKELAEVRQEQEKQWREREEAIAEREKQYAEAKQKVEAHKEELEKNIKNGKETGRNIGNYQAKVKADLRAKEIEGQKRYYELQISSLEETIQNQELRIQNLSKQLDAALKQVQDLAVKAIEGASNASSYQTMKELLQEQVKNPQKSK
- a CDS encoding coiled-coil domain-containing protein, whose translation is MTQAQATPKESKEQILAAFSKLLTEQKQAEAKVATKEEEAEKEKNQQLLEVASNYTVDNIVNSMATLQLDFGTIVNQLTEKLATESSKLDELKRARLVENEQLEQLRKIRLVADALYILRQEHQAKLKELESQIASRREAVEKEIAQSRKAWSKEQQEFELKVQEESELTTKQREQEAADYQYEIERIRQVEMDEYEEHKRLQERELEELNRDKEKAWTEREQYLSEHQAEFEENQQKIAGFEEELKKAYIKAKEDAIKDADREAKVKTELIEKEWQAAEQGYQLKVQSLQATIERQTEQIADITAQLQAATNQAQQLAMRAFQSSNGKAS
- a CDS encoding helix-turn-helix domain-containing protein produces the protein MSKNFGQLIRQARKDKGYSQRELAKLLGLDFTYLSKLENERAQYAPKEEIIRGLARHLDLDEEELVFLAGRVPQQDEDILKEHYKSMPTLFRRMRENPEFARRVLQEASKAENQEK
- a CDS encoding ImmA/IrrE family metallo-endopeptidase encodes the protein MSIFKPFRFISKPEIEAKATEILVLMEETPNYVPKLPLDASRVAEFLGLDVVWDSIPADEEGAIAARILPLERLIEINENIPQLQGGFGESTIAHEIGHWVLHIDKNAIKRFLRLEKKGVKIKVDPLLCRSAENLAGIEWQAQYFASCLLMPQYQLTELKKGCDLTQWRDLYAMAEELGVTISNLIHRLKDLGWIYLSEGSKNLELGEAISREKNQVLVS
- a CDS encoding DUF4058 family protein; this encodes MPSPFPGIDPYLENSELWSAVHNRLIVAIADNLVDRLSEKYRVKIEKRTYFSSDEESVLVGIPDVSVATKNLKKNNSQEVNERYLEIKEIGTGTVVTTIELLSPKNKRKGEGRNAYLNKRNQVLASATHLVEIDFLRGGKPLPIRSTNLGDYRILISRSDRRPNADLYAFSLRQSIPPLPIPLLPTETEPILDLQPLFNYVYEKGRYRLAIDYTQPPKPPLSPEDREWAATLNYPTN